The window TGCTCGGGGCTCAGGCAGTGCTCGATCACCATGACCGCCGCGCCGACCACGCCCGCGCTCTCGCCCGCCACGGACGAGACGATGCTCAGGTGTTCGGTGGCCAGCGGCAGCGACCGCTGGTAGATGATCTCGCGCACCCCGGCGAGCAGGTGGTCCCCGGCCAGGGCGAGCGCGCCGCCGATGACGATGACCGACGGGTTGAACATGTTCACCGACGCGGCGAGCACCTCGCCGATGTCGCGGCCCGCCTGGCGCAGCGCGCGCAGGGCGGGCACCGACCCGTTGCGGGACAGTTCGACCACGTCGCGGGCTCCGCTGGCGGGCACGCCCTCGGCGGTGAGCGCGGCGGCCAGGGCGGCGCCGCTGGCCACGGCCTCCAGGCAGCCGGTGTTGCCGCAGCGGCAGGGCCGCTCGTCGCCGCTGGGGACGTGGATGTGCCCCATGTCCCCGGCCGCGCCCTGCGCTCCCCGGTAGACGCTGCCCTCGCTGACGATGCCGCAGCCGATGCCCGTGGCGACCTTGACGAACATCAGGTGGCTGGCCTCGGGCCAGGCCGTGTGGTGCTCCCCGATCGCCATGATGTTGACGTCGTTGTCCACCAGGACCGGCACGTCGAGCCGGTCGTGGACGTAGCCGGGCACGTCGAAGTTGTCCCACCCCGGCATGATCGGCGGGTTCACCGCGCGCCCGGTGGTGTGCTGGACCGGGCCGGGCAGGCCGATGCCCAGGCCGAGCAGTTCGTCCACCCGCCGTTCCGTGCCCTCCAGCAGGCCGCGGCCCCGCTCCACGACCCAGTCCAGGACGTGCTCGGGGCCCAGGGCGATGTCTAGGTCGGCGCGCTCCTCGGCGAGCACGGTCCCCGACATGTCGGTGAGGGCCAGGCGGGCGTGGGTGGCGCCCAGGTCGGCGGCCAGGACCACGCGGGCGTCCGGCTGGAACGAGAAGGTCGTGGGCGGCCTGCCCCCGGTGGACACGGCCTCTCCGGCGGGCCCGATGAGTCCGCTGGCGAGCAGGGCGTCCACGCGCTGGGTGACGGTCGAGCGGGCCAGACCGGTGACCGAGGCCAGCTCCGAACGGGTGCGCGGTCGGCCGTCGCGCAGGAGTCGGAGCAGGGTGCCCGCACCGGGTGCGGCGGTCGGAGCGACGGCCGGGCCGGGTCGTCCCTCCGTGTGGGTCAGCGCGTCTTCCGTCATGCGAACAGTGAAGCACAGGATCTATTGACTGTCCGTCATCCGTCTATTGCAGATAGATCCTACGACTTTTGCTTGACGATCGACAGAAGTCCGGCGTACCGTTCGTGGCATGTCAGTGAGTAAGGTCACAAGCCTGGGTGAGGCGGCCGACCCCGGGTCCACCGCCCCCAACGCCTACCGCGCCGCGGTGATCGGTACCGGCTTCATGGGCCGGGTCCACTCCCACGCCGTCCGCGCCGCGGGAGGCGAGGTCGTCGGGGTCGCGGGCTCCTCCCATGGCAAGGCCGAACAGTTCCGCACCGCGCACGGCGTCGCCCGGGCCCACGCCGACGCCCTCGAACTCGTCCGCAGCGACGACGTGGACGTGGTCCACGTGTGCACCCCCAACCACCTGCACGCGCCGCTGAGCCTGGCCGCCCTGGCCGCCGGCAAGCACGTCGTGTGCGAGAAACCCCTGGCCACCGACGCCGACACCGCCCGCGAGCTGGTCCGGGCCGCGGAGGAGGCCGACCGGGTCGCCGTCGTCCCCTTCGCCTACCGCTTCCACCCCATGGCCCGCGAGGCGCGCGCCCGCGTGGCCTCGGGCTCCATCGGCCGCGTCAGCCTCGCCCACGGCGGCTACCTCCAGGACTGGCTCCTGTACCCGGACGAGGACAACTGGCGGGTGGACCCCGAACTGGGCGGCCCCACCCGCGCGTTCGGGGACATCGGCTCGCACTGGTGCGACATGCTGGAGTTCGTCACCGGCGACCGCATCACCTCGGTCAGCGCGCAGACCTCGCGGGTCAACGACACCCGCGCCGGACGCTCGGTGGCCACCGAGGACCTGGTGGCCTTCCAGTTCTCCACCGCGGGGGGCGTGGTCGGCGGCGCCGTCATCAGCCAGGTCTCCCCCGGCCGCAAGAACCGGCTCGTGCTGGAGGTCTCCGGCACCGAGGGCACCCTGCTGTTCGACCAGGAGCGGCCCGAGACCCTCTGGGCGGGCGGCCGGGGCCGCAGCTGCACCATCAGCCGCGACGACCCCGAGCTGAGCGCCGACGCCGCGCGCCTGTCCACGACCCCCGTCGGCCACCCGCAGGGCTACCAGGACTGCTTCAACGCGCTCGTGGCCGACACCGGAGCCGCCATCGCCGGGCAGACCCCCGAGGGCCTGCCGGTGTTCGCCGACGGTTTGCGCGCCGCCGTGCTGGCCGAGGCCGTCCTGACCTCGGCGCGGGAACGCCGCTGGGTCGACGTGCCGGAGGTGGACGGGGCATGAGCGGCCCGCCCCTGCTCCGGATGAGCGGCATCACCAAGTCCTTCCTGGGCGTGCGCGTCCTGCACGGGATCGACCTGGAACTCCACCCCGGCGAGCTGCACGCCCTGGTCGGCGAGAACGGGGCGGGCAAGTCCACCCTGATGAAGGTGCTGGCCGGGGTGCACCGCGCGGACGGGGGCACGGTCGAGCTGGAGGGCGGCACCGTCTCCTTCGAGCACCCCGTCCAGGCCCAGCGCGCGGGCGTGACCACGGTCTTCCAGGAGTTCAACCTCCTGCCCGACCGCACCGTCGCCGAGAACGTCTTCCTCGGCCGCGAGATCCGCCGCCGCGGCCTGGTGGACGCCCGGGCCATGGAGCGGGCCACCGCCGAACTGCTCGCCGAACTCGGCCTGGAGGGCATCGACCCCCGGGCCCGGGTGCGGTCGCTGTCGGTGGCCGAACAGCAGATCGTGGAGATCGTCAAGGCGCTCTCGCACGACGCGCGCATCATCTCCATGGACGAGCCGACCGCCGCGCTGGCCGACCACGAGGTGGAGGTGCTCTACCGGATCATCGGCCGCCTGCGCGAACGCGGCGTGGCGGTGCTGTACGTGTCGCACCGCATGCGGGAGATCTTCGACCTGGCCGACACCATCACGGTGCTCAAGGACGGCCATCTCGTGGACACCGTCCCCGCCGGTGAGATCGGTCCGGCCGAGCTGGTCCGCAAGATGGTCGGGCGTCCGGTCTCGGCGGTCTTCCCCGAGCCCCTGGAGCCGCACGGCGAGCACGTGGGACGGGTGCGGCTGTCGGTCACCGGAGGCGGCAACACCCAGCTGGACGGGATCGGCTTCGAGGTGCGCGGCGGCGAGATCCTGGGCCTGGGCGGGCTCCAGGGCAGCGGGCGCACCGAGGTCGCCCACGCCCTCTTCGGCGTCGAGCGCTTCACCCGGGGCGAGGTCCGCGTGGACGGGCGGCGGGTGGACCCGCGCTCGCCGCGCACGGCGGTGCGGGCGGGCCTGGTGCTGGTCACCGAGGACCGCAAGGCGCAGGGGCTGGCGCTGAACCAGTCGGTGGCGGCCAACGGCCGCCTGGTCCTGGACGCGGTCTGGCCCCTGGGCTCGGCGCGCGGGGCCCGGCGGCTGCCCGGCATCCTCTCCTCCCTGGAGCTGGTGGCGCGCGGCGGCCAGGACCAGGAGGTCCGGTACCTGTCCGGCGGCAACCAGCAGAAGGTCGTGCTGGCCAAGTGGCTGGCCGCCGAACCCGGCGTGATGGTGCTCGACGAGCCCACGCGCGGCATCGACGTGGGCGCCAAGCAGGCCGTCTACCGGCTCATGCGCGAGCTGGCCGCGGCCGGTGTGGCGATCGTGCTCATCTCCTCCGAGCTGCCCGAGCTGATCGGCATGTCCGACCGGCTGGTCGTCCTGCGGGACGGCCGGGTGGCGGGCGAGCTGCCCGGCGGGGCCGCCGAGGAGGCGGTCATGGCGGTGGCCACCGGATCGCCGCACCCGGGCGGGTCCGCCGCACCGGTTCCCGGGCAGGACCCGGCCGCCGCTCCACCGCGCCCGGTCGCCCCCGCCCCACCGACCGCGGGGGGCGACCCGGCCGCCGGAACCGACAACGGCGGCTCCCCCGCACGGCACGAGGAGGCCGCCCCGTGACACCCCCACCGACCTCCGTCCTCCGGAGCCTGCGCGCCCGGACGGGCACCACCGGGCTGGTCTACCTGGCCCTGGTGCTGCTGCTCGCGGTCAGCGCGGCCTTCGTGGCCGCCCGGGGCGGCAACCTGTTCACCACCGCCAACACCGTCGACCTGCTCACCCGCAGCAGCCTGCTGGGCTTCCTGGCCGTCGGGATGACCCTCGTCATCCTGTGCCGCTCCCTGGACCTGTCGGTCGGCTACGTGGCCGCCCTGTCCACCGTGGTCGCGGCCACCACCATGGCGGGCGACCCCTCCCGGATCGTCCTCGGCGTGGCCGCGGCGCTCGGCCTGGCCGCGCTGATCGGCCTGGTCAACGGGCTGGTGGTCACGGGGCTGCGGGTCAACCCCTTCATCGCCACCCTGGGCATGGGGCTGGTGATCAAGGGCTACCTGGACACGAACTTCCAGGGCCCGGCCGGGGCGGTGCCCGCCGCCTTCCAGACCTTCGGCTACACCCGGATCGGTGTGCTGCCCGTCTCCACCCTGGTCATGCTGGGCGTGGCGGTGGCGGCGGTGCTGTTCCTGAGCCGCACACGGATGGGCTACCACATCTACGCCGTCGGCGGCGACGCCGACGTGGCCCGGCTCTCCGGGGTCCGCTCCGGGGTGCCCACGGTCACCGCGCACGTGTTGTGCTCGGTCACCGCCGGTGTGGCCGGTCTGCTGCTGGCCGCCCGGTTCGGGACCGGCAGCGCCACCGTCTACTCCGGGGGCTACGAACTGGAGGCCATCGCGGCCGTGGTGCTGGGCGGGACCTACCTGCTCGGCGGGCGCGGCGGCGTGGCCGGGACGGTGGCGGGGGTGCTCATCCTCGCCACGCTCGACACCGTGTTCAACGTGCTGGCGGTCGACCCGTTCGTCAAGGACGTCCTGCGCGGCGTCATCGTCATCGCCGCCGTGGCCGTCTACGCCCGCGGCGGGCGCTCCGCCGTGCGGACGCGCTTCCCCTCCGGCGGCGCGCCGCCGTCCTCCCCCGTGCCGCGGCCCGCCCCGGACACCGGGACCGCCCCCGATCCGGACCCCGGGACGGGATCCGCACCGCAACCCCTCGGAGGCCGCCGATGACCCCGACCCCCACCCAGGACGCGCGCGGCCCGGTCGGGCCGCGCGGACCCGAGTCGCGCGGCCCGGGCCCGCTGGCGGCGCTGGCCGCGCTGGGCCGGGGCGGCACGGCGACCGTCGCGCTGCTGCTGGCGCTGATCTTCGTGGTGATCGCCACCCAGAACCCCTCGTTCTTCGAGGGGCCGCCGCTGATGGCCTTCGCCAAGAAGGCCGCGCCGCTGGTGATCCTGGCCATCGGCCAGTACCTGGTGATCGTCTCCGGGGAGTTCGACCTGTCGGTGGGGTCCCTGGTGGGCGCGCAGGTGGTGATCGCTGCCCGCCTCATCGACGGAGACGAGGCCATGACCTGGCCGGTGATCGGCCTCATGCTGGTCTTCGGCCTGGTCGTGGGCCTGGTCAACGGCCTGGTGACCACGCTGCTGCGGGTGCCGTCGATCATCACCACGCTCGGCACGATGCTGATCCTGTTCGGCGCCGTGCGCTACTGGACCGGCGGAGCGCCCACCGGGGCGCTGACGGAGTCCTTCCGCGTGTTCGGCCGGCAGGGGATCGAGGGCGTGCCCGTCCTCGGCGAGATCCCGTGGGCGCTGCTCATCGCTCTGGCGCTGGCGGCGGGCGCGGTGGTGCTCATGCGCTCGCCCTACGGCCGCTCCCTCGTGGCGACGGGTGACAACGACGTCGCCGCCGCGTTCTCGGGGGTGCGGGTGTGGCGGGTGCGCACGATGGCCTTCGTCGGCTCCTCCCTCATGGCCACCGTCGCCGCCGTCCTCATCGGCGGCTACGCCGGGGTCACCGCGCAGGTCGGCGACGGGCTGGAGTTCACCGCGATCACCGCCGTGGTCCTGGGCGGGGTGGTGCTGGGCGGCGGGCGCGGCACCGTGGTCGCCGCCGTCCTGGGAGCCCTGACCGTGGAGGCCCTGTTCACGCTGTTCAACCAGCTGTACCTGCCCTCGACGCTCCAGCCCACGGTGCAGGGGCTCATCATCATCGCCGCGGTGGCCTACGCCGCCCGCCGGGGCGACCTTCGACTGCCGGAGCGCCTGCGACGGCGACCGGACCATCCGACCGAGCGGCCGCTCGGCACTTCCAGGAGGTAACCATGCGCGTCCCCCGCGTGCTGCTCGCCGGCGCCGCCGGCCTGACCCTGACGCTCACGGCGTGTACGACGGACGCCCCCACCGACGCCCCCGAGGAGGCGGGCTCCGAACTCACCCCCGACGGGGAGTGGTTCGACGAGGCCGAGTTCGAGGCGCAGCTGGCCCAGCGCGAGATCACCCCGGAGGGCCCCGAGGACCAGCCCTGGCTCCAGGCGATCGAGCCCGAGTGGATCGACACCTCGGAGTTCACGCACGACGCGCCAGAGGACGCGACGCTGTGCTTCTCCAACGCCTCGGTGTCCAACCCCTGGCGCGTCACCGGCTTCATCACCATGGAGCAGCAGGTGGAGGCGCTCCAGGAGGAGGGGCGCATCGGCGAGTTCCGCGTGTCGGACGCCGCCGACGACGACAACCAGCAGATCTCCGACATCCAGGCCTTCGTGGACTCCGGGGACTGCGACGTCATCATCATCTCCCCCTCCACTACCGCGACCCTGACCCCGGCGGTGGAGACCGCCTGCGAGAGCGGCGTCCCGGTCGTGGTCTTCGACCGCGGCGTGAACAGCGACTGCATGGTCACGTTCATCCACCCGATCGGCGGCTACGCCTACGGCGCGGACGCGGCCGAGTTCCTGGTCGATGAGCTGGAGCCCGGCTCGACCGTGCTGGCGCTGCGCATCCTGCCCGGCGTGGACGTGCTCGAACACCGCTGGGCGGCGGCCCAGGAGGTCTTCGCCGACAGCGAGCTGGAGGTGCTCGGCCACGAGTTCACCGAGGGCGACGGCGCCATGATCAAGGACCTGGTCTCCCAGCACCTCCAGCGCGGCGAGGTCGACGGCATCTGGATGGACGCCGGGGACGGCGCCGTGGCCGCCCTGGAGGCCTTCGAGGACGCGGGCCAGCCCTACCCGGTGATCTCCGGTGAGGACGAGCTGAGCTTCATGCGCAAGTGGCAGGAGGAGGACCTCACCGCGATCGCGCCCGTCTACTCCAACTTCCAGTGGCGGACCCCGGTCCTGGCCGCCGGCATGATCCTCGCCGGCGAGGAGGTGCCCTCGGAGTGGATCCTGCCGCAGGAGCCGATCCGTCAGGACGAGCTGGACGAGTACCTGGAGCGCAACGCGGAGATGCCGTCCCTGCACTACGCGAAGTTCGGCGGCGAGGACCTGCCGGGCTTCCCCGAGGCCTGGACGGACCGGTAGGTGCGCGCGCTGGGGGTCAACACCTGGGTGTGGACGTCGCCGCTGACCGACGCCGCGTTGGAGCGGATCGCGCCCCGCGTGGCGGAGTGGGGGTTCGACGTGATCGAACTCCCCGTGGAGGACACGGGCGACTGGGACCCCCGGCGCGCCCGGGCCCTGCTGGACGGGCTGGGCCTGACGGCCAGCGTCGTGCTGGTCATGGGGCCGGGCCGGGAACTGGTCGCGACCGACGCGGCCACCCGCTCGGCCACGCAGGACTACCTCAGGCGGGTCGTGGACGCGGCCGCGGCGGTGGGCTCCCCCGTCGCCGCCGGTCCTGCCTACGCCTCGGTCGGCCGCACGTGGCGGATGTCCCCGCGTGAGCGGGCGGGGATCGGCGCGGAGCTGACCGAGGCGCTGGCCCCCGTGGTCGGGCACTGCTCGGCCGCGGGGGTCCGGCTGGCGGTGGAGCCGCTCAACCGGTACGAGACGAGCGTGCTCAACACGGTGGACCAGGGGCTGGAGATGCTGGCCGACCTGCCCGCGGAGCACTGCGGGCTGGCCCTGGACGTGTACCACATGAACATCGAGGAGCGGGACGTGGCGGCGGCCGTGCGGCGCGCGGCGGGCAGAGTGGCGCACGTGCAGGTGTGCGCGAACGACCGCGGCGCCCCCGGGGCCGACCACCTGGACTGGAGCGCGATCCTCGGCGCGCTCGGCGACGCGGGGTACGGAGGACCCCTGGTGATCGAGTCGTTCACGGCGGACAATGCCAGCATCGCCACGGCGGCCTCCGTCTGGCGACCGTTGGCGGCGACCCAGGACGCGATCGCCGTCGACGGCCTGGCCTTCCTTCGCGCCCTGAGCCGACGAGAGGAGCCGCCGTGCAGGTAGGCAGCGCTCCTCGGGAGCCGCGGTCCGCCCGTACGGGCGCGGCCGGGCTCCACGGGGGACGGGAGCCGGCCGCCGTGTCCGCACCACGGCCGCCGGTGCCCCCGGGCCAGGAGGAAACGTCCACCACCCCCGCTCGGTGCCGC is drawn from Nocardiopsis dassonvillei subsp. dassonvillei DSM 43111 and contains these coding sequences:
- a CDS encoding ROK family transcriptional regulator — encoded protein: MTEDALTHTEGRPGPAVAPTAAPGAGTLLRLLRDGRPRTRSELASVTGLARSTVTQRVDALLASGLIGPAGEAVSTGGRPPTTFSFQPDARVVLAADLGATHARLALTDMSGTVLAEERADLDIALGPEHVLDWVVERGRGLLEGTERRVDELLGLGIGLPGPVQHTTGRAVNPPIMPGWDNFDVPGYVHDRLDVPVLVDNDVNIMAIGEHHTAWPEASHLMFVKVATGIGCGIVSEGSVYRGAQGAAGDMGHIHVPSGDERPCRCGNTGCLEAVASGAALAAALTAEGVPASGARDVVELSRNGSVPALRALRQAGRDIGEVLAASVNMFNPSVIVIGGALALAGDHLLAGVREIIYQRSLPLATEHLSIVSSVAGESAGVVGAAVMVIEHCLSPEHADALING
- a CDS encoding Gfo/Idh/MocA family protein, whose protein sequence is MSKVTSLGEAADPGSTAPNAYRAAVIGTGFMGRVHSHAVRAAGGEVVGVAGSSHGKAEQFRTAHGVARAHADALELVRSDDVDVVHVCTPNHLHAPLSLAALAAGKHVVCEKPLATDADTARELVRAAEEADRVAVVPFAYRFHPMAREARARVASGSIGRVSLAHGGYLQDWLLYPDEDNWRVDPELGGPTRAFGDIGSHWCDMLEFVTGDRITSVSAQTSRVNDTRAGRSVATEDLVAFQFSTAGGVVGGAVISQVSPGRKNRLVLEVSGTEGTLLFDQERPETLWAGGRGRSCTISRDDPELSADAARLSTTPVGHPQGYQDCFNALVADTGAAIAGQTPEGLPVFADGLRAAVLAEAVLTSARERRWVDVPEVDGA
- a CDS encoding sugar ABC transporter ATP-binding protein, whose product is MSGPPLLRMSGITKSFLGVRVLHGIDLELHPGELHALVGENGAGKSTLMKVLAGVHRADGGTVELEGGTVSFEHPVQAQRAGVTTVFQEFNLLPDRTVAENVFLGREIRRRGLVDARAMERATAELLAELGLEGIDPRARVRSLSVAEQQIVEIVKALSHDARIISMDEPTAALADHEVEVLYRIIGRLRERGVAVLYVSHRMREIFDLADTITVLKDGHLVDTVPAGEIGPAELVRKMVGRPVSAVFPEPLEPHGEHVGRVRLSVTGGGNTQLDGIGFEVRGGEILGLGGLQGSGRTEVAHALFGVERFTRGEVRVDGRRVDPRSPRTAVRAGLVLVTEDRKAQGLALNQSVAANGRLVLDAVWPLGSARGARRLPGILSSLELVARGGQDQEVRYLSGGNQQKVVLAKWLAAEPGVMVLDEPTRGIDVGAKQAVYRLMRELAAAGVAIVLISSELPELIGMSDRLVVLRDGRVAGELPGGAAEEAVMAVATGSPHPGGSAAPVPGQDPAAAPPRPVAPAPPTAGGDPAAGTDNGGSPARHEEAAP
- a CDS encoding ABC transporter permease produces the protein MTPPPTSVLRSLRARTGTTGLVYLALVLLLAVSAAFVAARGGNLFTTANTVDLLTRSSLLGFLAVGMTLVILCRSLDLSVGYVAALSTVVAATTMAGDPSRIVLGVAAALGLAALIGLVNGLVVTGLRVNPFIATLGMGLVIKGYLDTNFQGPAGAVPAAFQTFGYTRIGVLPVSTLVMLGVAVAAVLFLSRTRMGYHIYAVGGDADVARLSGVRSGVPTVTAHVLCSVTAGVAGLLLAARFGTGSATVYSGGYELEAIAAVVLGGTYLLGGRGGVAGTVAGVLILATLDTVFNVLAVDPFVKDVLRGVIVIAAVAVYARGGRSAVRTRFPSGGAPPSSPVPRPAPDTGTAPDPDPGTGSAPQPLGGRR
- a CDS encoding ABC transporter permease, whose amino-acid sequence is MTPTPTQDARGPVGPRGPESRGPGPLAALAALGRGGTATVALLLALIFVVIATQNPSFFEGPPLMAFAKKAAPLVILAIGQYLVIVSGEFDLSVGSLVGAQVVIAARLIDGDEAMTWPVIGLMLVFGLVVGLVNGLVTTLLRVPSIITTLGTMLILFGAVRYWTGGAPTGALTESFRVFGRQGIEGVPVLGEIPWALLIALALAAGAVVLMRSPYGRSLVATGDNDVAAAFSGVRVWRVRTMAFVGSSLMATVAAVLIGGYAGVTAQVGDGLEFTAITAVVLGGVVLGGGRGTVVAAVLGALTVEALFTLFNQLYLPSTLQPTVQGLIIIAAVAYAARRGDLRLPERLRRRPDHPTERPLGTSRR
- a CDS encoding substrate-binding domain-containing protein, with the protein product MRVPRVLLAGAAGLTLTLTACTTDAPTDAPEEAGSELTPDGEWFDEAEFEAQLAQREITPEGPEDQPWLQAIEPEWIDTSEFTHDAPEDATLCFSNASVSNPWRVTGFITMEQQVEALQEEGRIGEFRVSDAADDDNQQISDIQAFVDSGDCDVIIISPSTTATLTPAVETACESGVPVVVFDRGVNSDCMVTFIHPIGGYAYGADAAEFLVDELEPGSTVLALRILPGVDVLEHRWAAAQEVFADSELEVLGHEFTEGDGAMIKDLVSQHLQRGEVDGIWMDAGDGAVAALEAFEDAGQPYPVISGEDELSFMRKWQEEDLTAIAPVYSNFQWRTPVLAAGMILAGEEVPSEWILPQEPIRQDELDEYLERNAEMPSLHYAKFGGEDLPGFPEAWTDR
- a CDS encoding sugar phosphate isomerase/epimerase family protein — encoded protein: MRALGVNTWVWTSPLTDAALERIAPRVAEWGFDVIELPVEDTGDWDPRRARALLDGLGLTASVVLVMGPGRELVATDAATRSATQDYLRRVVDAAAAVGSPVAAGPAYASVGRTWRMSPRERAGIGAELTEALAPVVGHCSAAGVRLAVEPLNRYETSVLNTVDQGLEMLADLPAEHCGLALDVYHMNIEERDVAAAVRRAAGRVAHVQVCANDRGAPGADHLDWSAILGALGDAGYGGPLVIESFTADNASIATAASVWRPLAATQDAIAVDGLAFLRALSRREEPPCR